Part of the Thermodesulfobacteriota bacterium genome, GAGGTTTGTTATGAAGGTAAGGCCATTACACGACAAGGTTTTAATTCAGAGACTCGATAGCGAAGAAACCACCAAAGGCGGTATCATCATTCCCGACTCCGCAAAGGAGAAACCGCAGGAGGGCAAGGTAATAGCGGTTGGTAACGGCAGGGTCCTCGAGGACGGCTCGACCAAGCCGCTCGAAGTCAAGAAGGGAGACAAGATTCTCTTCAGCAAGTACGGCGGTACGGACATCAGGATCGACGGCGAAGACTACCTCATACTCAGCGAGGAAGAAATTCTGGCCGTAGTTGATTAATCCAACCCCCAAATCCAAAATTCCCAGGAGGTAGAAGAAAATGGCAGCAAAGGAAATCAAATTTGAGAGGGCGGCGCAGGACTCGATATTGAA contains:
- the groES gene encoding co-chaperone GroES, whose protein sequence is MKVRPLHDKVLIQRLDSEETTKGGIIIPDSAKEKPQEGKVIAVGNGRVLEDGSTKPLEVKKGDKILFSKYGGTDIRIDGEDYLILSEEEILAVVD